A genome region from Nocardia sp. NBC_00565 includes the following:
- a CDS encoding class I SAM-dependent methyltransferase: MTDDYRVLNKAKWDERAPAHAASPDYAVTRFVSDPEFLSEVVRFDQPLLGDIRGLRGVHLQCHIGTDTISLARLGARMTGLDFSSAALTQARTLTEKTRTPVDFVESDVYDAVSALGAAQFDLVFTGIGALCWIPSIDHWAQTVAGLLRPGGRLFLREGHPMLAVSSDLQAVASGRAIDETRTDRPTVGYPYFEIPEPMVFSDGTTYVETDTEFTQLVTHEWNHGLGEVVTALLDHGMTITGLVEHRSVPWEALPGQMTREANGEWRLTEHPERLPLSYTLQARRQLAGGE; encoded by the coding sequence ATGACCGACGACTATCGCGTCCTCAACAAGGCGAAGTGGGATGAACGCGCGCCAGCACACGCCGCCTCGCCGGACTACGCAGTGACCCGCTTCGTCTCCGATCCGGAATTCCTCTCCGAGGTGGTCCGGTTCGATCAGCCGCTACTCGGCGATATCCGTGGACTGCGCGGCGTGCACCTGCAATGCCATATCGGCACCGACACCATCTCGCTGGCGCGGCTCGGGGCGCGGATGACCGGGCTGGACTTCTCCTCCGCAGCACTGACCCAGGCGCGCACGCTGACCGAAAAGACCAGGACTCCGGTCGATTTCGTCGAATCGGATGTCTACGACGCGGTATCAGCGCTGGGCGCAGCACAATTCGATCTCGTGTTCACCGGAATCGGCGCGCTGTGCTGGATTCCGAGCATCGATCACTGGGCACAGACCGTCGCGGGACTGCTCCGGCCCGGCGGGCGGCTGTTTCTGCGCGAGGGACACCCCATGCTGGCCGTTTCGAGCGACCTGCAAGCAGTCGCTAGCGGGCGGGCGATAGACGAAACACGCACCGACCGGCCAACTGTCGGCTATCCCTACTTCGAAATACCTGAGCCCATGGTGTTTTCGGATGGAACCACTTATGTCGAGACCGATACCGAATTCACCCAGCTCGTCACCCACGAGTGGAATCACGGACTAGGCGAAGTGGTGACCGCGCTGCTCGACCACGGTATGACGATCACCGGACTGGTGGAGCACCGGAGCGTTCCCTGGGAAGCGTTGCCCGGCCAGATGACGCGCGAGGCGAATGGCGAATGGCGACTCACCGAACATCCGGAGCGGCTTCCGTTGAGTTACACCTTGCAGGCGCGCCGACAACTCGCCGGTGGGGAATAA
- a CDS encoding DNA translocase FtsK, giving the protein MAGKPRSSTTTRARAGSARGRTAAASRSGQARAGTQRRTPAARGRTTPARRPVRRKSNTAPLAVISRTISGGWNMLARGLGATTRTISRAGEIEHGHRRDGIALALIALSAVIAAAVWLSAGGPIGHWVEEAIRAVSGSASAGLPFVATGIAVVLMRTEAHPEIRPRLVLGGLLIGLPILGLWHIAAGSPTDAHGRSRAAGFVGFVMGGPLTNGLTAWLSVPILLLAIIFGVLLVTGTTVREVPQRLSEYFGTGSGGDEYGDYDGGSDFDPANYDADGFPLHRGTKSKRRGRTPEENYPPDEFGGPDAVTEVIGEPPLRDAKPIAPEVPEDKPKPKKRAPVKVEDQTPPPPKQLEFITDREVEGDYTLPPLTLLTDGDPPKKRSAANESMIEAITEVLVQFKIDAAVTGFVRGPTVTRYEVELGPGVKVEKITALARNIAYAVATENVRLLAPIPGKSAVGIEVPNSDRELVRLADVLKAPSTRNDHHPLVIGLGKNIEGDFVSANLAKMPHLLVAGSTGSGKSSFVNSMLVSLLARSTPDEVRMILIDPKMVELTPYEGIPHLITPIITQPKKAAAALTWLVEEMEQRYQDMQANKVRHIDDFNKKVKSGAITAPLGSERVYRPYPYILAIVDELADLMMTAPRDVEDAIVRITQKARAAGIHLVLATQRPSVDVVTGLIKTNVPSRLAFATSSLTDSRVILDQPGAEKLIGMGDGLFLPMGANKPTRLQGAFISDEEIHGVVDFAKNQAEPEYQEGVTAAKAGEKKDVDPDIGDDLDVFVQAVELVVTSQFGSTSMLQRKLRVGFAKAGRLMDLMETRGVVGPSEGSKARDVLIKPDELEGLLWTIRGGGGEASDSPEE; this is encoded by the coding sequence ATGGCAGGTAAGCCCCGCAGCTCCACGACCACTCGTGCGCGGGCGGGATCGGCCCGGGGGAGGACCGCGGCGGCATCTCGTTCGGGCCAGGCTCGCGCCGGTACGCAGCGCCGTACGCCCGCGGCGCGCGGCCGCACCACACCGGCGCGCCGCCCCGTCCGGCGCAAGTCGAATACCGCGCCGCTCGCGGTGATCAGCCGCACCATCAGCGGCGGCTGGAATATGCTCGCGCGCGGACTCGGCGCCACCACCCGCACCATCAGCCGGGCGGGCGAGATCGAACACGGTCACCGCCGCGACGGCATCGCGCTGGCCCTCATCGCGCTCAGTGCGGTGATCGCGGCCGCCGTATGGCTTTCGGCGGGCGGCCCGATCGGGCATTGGGTCGAAGAGGCGATCCGCGCGGTCTCCGGATCGGCATCGGCCGGACTGCCGTTCGTGGCCACCGGGATTGCCGTCGTGTTGATGCGGACCGAGGCGCATCCGGAGATCCGGCCGCGGCTGGTGCTGGGCGGGTTGCTGATCGGATTGCCGATCCTCGGTCTGTGGCATATTGCGGCCGGGTCGCCGACCGACGCGCACGGGCGTTCGCGTGCAGCGGGTTTCGTCGGTTTCGTGATGGGCGGGCCGCTGACCAACGGACTCACCGCCTGGTTGTCGGTGCCGATTCTGTTGCTGGCCATCATCTTCGGTGTGCTGCTGGTGACCGGCACTACCGTGCGCGAGGTGCCGCAACGGCTGAGCGAGTACTTCGGCACCGGCAGCGGTGGCGACGAATACGGTGACTACGACGGCGGATCCGATTTCGATCCGGCCAACTACGACGCCGATGGCTTCCCGCTGCATCGCGGTACCAAGTCGAAGCGACGCGGCCGCACACCCGAGGAGAACTACCCGCCCGACGAATTCGGCGGGCCGGACGCGGTGACCGAGGTGATCGGCGAGCCGCCGCTACGCGATGCGAAACCCATTGCGCCCGAGGTTCCCGAAGATAAGCCCAAGCCGAAGAAGCGCGCTCCGGTCAAGGTCGAGGACCAGACTCCGCCGCCGCCCAAGCAGCTCGAATTCATCACCGACCGCGAGGTCGAGGGCGATTACACGCTGCCACCGCTGACGCTGCTGACCGACGGCGATCCGCCCAAGAAGCGCAGTGCCGCCAACGAATCGATGATCGAGGCGATCACCGAGGTACTGGTGCAGTTCAAGATCGACGCGGCGGTCACCGGCTTCGTGCGCGGCCCGACGGTTACCCGGTACGAGGTGGAACTCGGCCCCGGCGTGAAGGTCGAGAAGATCACCGCGCTGGCCCGCAATATCGCCTATGCCGTTGCCACCGAGAACGTTCGGCTGCTCGCCCCGATTCCGGGCAAATCCGCGGTCGGCATCGAGGTGCCCAACTCCGACCGCGAACTGGTGCGCCTGGCCGATGTGCTCAAGGCGCCATCGACCCGAAACGACCACCACCCGTTGGTGATCGGCCTCGGCAAGAACATCGAGGGCGACTTCGTCTCGGCGAATCTGGCGAAGATGCCGCATCTGCTGGTCGCCGGTTCCACCGGTTCCGGTAAGTCGAGCTTCGTGAACTCGATGCTGGTGTCGCTGTTGGCGCGCTCGACACCGGATGAGGTCCGGATGATCCTCATCGACCCCAAGATGGTGGAACTCACGCCGTACGAGGGCATTCCGCATCTCATCACGCCCATCATCACCCAGCCGAAGAAGGCCGCCGCCGCGTTGACCTGGCTGGTGGAGGAGATGGAGCAGCGCTACCAGGACATGCAGGCCAACAAGGTGCGCCACATCGACGACTTCAACAAGAAGGTCAAGTCGGGTGCCATCACCGCGCCGCTGGGCAGCGAACGGGTGTACCGGCCCTACCCGTACATCCTCGCCATCGTCGACGAACTCGCCGACCTCATGATGACCGCACCGCGTGATGTCGAGGACGCCATCGTGCGGATCACCCAAAAGGCCCGCGCCGCGGGCATTCACCTGGTGCTCGCGACGCAGCGGCCCTCGGTGGACGTGGTCACCGGTCTGATCAAGACCAACGTGCCGTCCCGATTGGCCTTCGCCACTTCGTCGTTGACGGATTCGCGAGTCATCCTGGACCAGCCGGGCGCGGAGAAGCTGATCGGCATGGGCGACGGGCTGTTCCTGCCCATGGGCGCGAACAAGCCCACCCGTCTGCAGGGCGCGTTCATCTCCGACGAGGAGATCCACGGGGTCGTCGATTTCGCCAAGAACCAGGCCGAACCGGAGTACCAGGAGGGCGTCACCGCTGCCAAGGCGGGCGAGAAGAAGGACGTCGATCCGGATATCGGCGACGATCTGGATGTCTTCGTGCAAGCCGTAGAGTTGGTCGTCACTTCACAGTTCGGCTCGACGTCCATGCTGCAGCGCAAGCTGCGCGTCGGCTTCGCCAAGGCCGGACGGCTGATGGACCTGATGGAGACCCGCGGCGTCGTCGGACCCAGCGAGGGTTCGAAGGCGCGCGATGTGCTCATCAAGCCCGACGAACTCGAGGGACTGCTGTGGACGATCCGCGGCGGCGGCGGCGAGGCATCCGATAGCCCGGAGGAGTAG
- a CDS encoding helix-turn-helix domain-containing protein, whose translation MTLLREAIGDSLRRARLAQSRTLREVSTSARVSLGYLSEVERGRKEASSELLAAICAALDVPLSRVLWDVSTIMAGADALPAEAPAPTADVPESDRTAAAEPAAASDCSQVARDNTAEAAPEAATATMSVARPKIAEDTRIVIPAPRADMLVLVKSN comes from the coding sequence ATGACGCTGCTGCGAGAGGCGATCGGGGACAGTCTGCGGCGTGCTCGTCTCGCCCAGAGCCGGACCTTGCGTGAGGTCTCCACCTCGGCGCGCGTGAGCCTGGGATATCTGTCGGAAGTCGAGCGGGGCCGCAAAGAAGCCTCCAGCGAACTGCTCGCCGCCATCTGCGCGGCCCTGGATGTGCCGCTGTCGCGGGTGCTCTGGGATGTGAGCACGATCATGGCCGGTGCCGACGCGTTGCCCGCCGAAGCGCCCGCACCGACCGCCGATGTGCCCGAATCGGATCGGACCGCCGCGGCCGAGCCCGCCGCCGCTAGCGACTGCTCGCAGGTCGCTCGAGACAACACAGCAGAAGCTGCTCCCGAGGCCGCGACCGCCACCATGTCGGTCGCCCGGCCCAAGATCGCCGAAGACACGCGGATCGTCATTCCGGCCCCGAGGGCGGACATGCTGGTTCTGGTGAAGAGCAACTGA
- the pgsA gene encoding CDP-diacylglycerol--glycerol-3-phosphate 3-phosphatidyltransferase gives MSVRPEEIDRGWVEPSPVRTGFVPTQAEPVVPLMNIANILTMLRIALVPLFVLALFAGGGHQTGWRIAAAALFGIAAITDRFDGQLARKYGLVTDFGKLADPIADKALIGSAVIGLSVLGDLAWWITLVICGREIGVTLLRLVVVRRGVIPAGRGGKVKTLVQSVAIAVLLLPLHGGFATAGMVLMYIAVALTVLTGLDYVGQAARVWLAGVPGRTRGA, from the coding sequence ATGAGCGTGCGGCCCGAAGAGATCGATCGAGGCTGGGTCGAGCCGTCCCCGGTTCGGACCGGATTCGTGCCGACCCAGGCCGAACCGGTCGTTCCGCTGATGAATATCGCGAATATCCTCACCATGCTGCGCATCGCGCTGGTGCCGCTGTTCGTGCTCGCGCTGTTCGCCGGTGGCGGGCACCAGACCGGCTGGCGGATCGCGGCCGCCGCGCTGTTCGGCATCGCCGCGATCACCGATCGCTTCGATGGGCAATTGGCGCGTAAATACGGTCTCGTCACCGATTTCGGAAAACTCGCCGATCCGATTGCGGATAAGGCGCTGATCGGTTCGGCGGTGATCGGGCTCTCGGTGCTCGGGGATCTGGCGTGGTGGATCACCCTGGTCATCTGTGGTCGGGAGATCGGGGTGACGCTGTTGCGGCTGGTGGTGGTGCGGCGCGGGGTGATCCCGGCCGGGCGCGGCGGCAAGGTGAAGACGCTGGTGCAGTCCGTCGCGATCGCGGTGCTGCTGCTGCCGTTGCACGGTGGGTTCGCCACCGCGGGAATGGTTTTGATGTATATCGCGGTCGCGCTGACAGTCCTCACCGGGCTCGATTATGTGGGGCAGGCGGCGCGGGTGTGGCTGGCGGGAGTTCCGGGCCGGACCCGGGGCGCATGA
- a CDS encoding NAD-dependent epimerase/dehydratase family protein, with the protein MSYHRRGWLDGAVRILVTGANGYLGSAVARTLCADGHDVIGLVHRGRDGVPDGIVVRTAHLGDRDALGAALHGIELVCHLAALTRVRESFASPLDYFEVNAGGTVTLLQAMATAGVRKIVFASTASIYGAPRRQPMAEDLADDPPHPYAASKQAAESAIAAQAATGLLDATVLRLFNLAGGPDPDETQIISRILAVAAGENPTLIVNGDGSAVRDYLHRDDAARAFDAAMAGLSQPGRYRRYNIGTGVGTSINDLVAAATRVTRCHIPVEYRAAATEPDRLISDSSRAHTELGWSPNSDIDAIIEDAWSARRPR; encoded by the coding sequence ATGAGCTACCACCGAAGAGGCTGGTTGGATGGTGCGGTGCGGATACTCGTCACCGGCGCGAACGGCTACCTCGGTAGTGCGGTCGCGCGGACCCTGTGCGCCGACGGGCACGATGTCATCGGGCTGGTGCATCGTGGGCGCGACGGTGTCCCGGACGGGATTGTGGTCCGAACCGCCCATCTCGGCGACCGGGACGCGCTCGGCGCGGCACTGCACGGTATCGAGTTGGTCTGCCATCTCGCCGCATTGACCCGCGTTCGCGAATCGTTTGCCAGCCCACTCGATTACTTCGAGGTCAACGCGGGCGGAACCGTGACGCTGTTACAGGCCATGGCGACCGCCGGGGTGCGCAAGATCGTATTCGCGTCCACCGCGTCGATCTACGGTGCCCCGCGGCGGCAACCCATGGCCGAGGACCTCGCAGACGATCCGCCGCACCCGTACGCCGCCAGCAAGCAGGCCGCCGAGTCGGCGATCGCCGCACAGGCCGCGACCGGTCTGCTCGACGCAACGGTGTTACGGCTGTTCAACCTTGCCGGTGGACCGGATCCGGATGAGACCCAGATCATTTCGCGAATCCTCGCGGTGGCCGCGGGCGAGAATCCGACGCTGATCGTCAACGGCGACGGCAGCGCGGTGCGTGATTATCTGCATCGTGACGATGCCGCGCGCGCTTTCGACGCGGCGATGGCCGGTCTCTCCCAACCAGGTCGGTACCGTCGCTACAACATCGGCACCGGCGTCGGCACCAGCATCAACGACCTCGTCGCAGCGGCAACGCGGGTGACCAGATGTCACATCCCGGTCGAATACCGCGCCGCGGCAACAGAACCGGACCGGCTCATCAGCGACAGCAGCCGCGCGCACACCGAGTTGGGTTGGTCGCCGAACTCCGATATCGACGCGATCATCGAGGACGCGTGGTCGGCTCGGAGGCCGCGATAG
- a CDS encoding amino-acid N-acetyltransferase, with the protein MTSRGPVGGSTSDAYQGAAPAANNSVPLVRRARTSDVSQIKSLVDVYAGRILLEKNLVTLYEAVQEFWVAELDGRVVGCGALHVLWADLGEVRTVAVHPDVKGHGVGRLVVERLITVARELELGRLFVLTFEVDFFGRHGFVEIDGTPVTAEVYAEMCRTFDPGVAEFLDLSYVKPNTLGNTRMLLNL; encoded by the coding sequence ATGACCTCTCGGGGACCAGTAGGTGGTTCGACCAGCGACGCGTATCAAGGCGCGGCACCCGCCGCGAACAACTCTGTCCCGCTCGTGCGACGCGCCCGAACCTCCGATGTATCCCAGATCAAGAGCCTCGTCGATGTCTACGCCGGTCGGATCCTGCTGGAGAAGAACCTGGTCACGCTGTACGAGGCGGTGCAGGAATTCTGGGTGGCCGAACTCGACGGCCGGGTGGTCGGCTGCGGCGCGCTGCATGTGCTCTGGGCCGATCTCGGCGAGGTCCGCACGGTCGCGGTGCATCCCGATGTCAAGGGGCACGGCGTCGGCCGGCTCGTCGTGGAGCGCCTGATCACGGTGGCCAGGGAACTCGAACTCGGCCGGCTGTTCGTCCTCACCTTCGAGGTGGACTTCTTCGGCAGGCACGGATTCGTCGAGATCGATGGCACCCCGGTGACCGCGGAGGTGTACGCCGAGATGTGCCGGACCTTCGATCCCGGCGTCGCGGAATTCCTCGACCTCAGCTATGTGAAGCCGAACACCCTCGGCAATACTCGAATGCTGCTCAACCTCTGA
- a CDS encoding YciI family protein, protein MSIFAVHYTYSEATVAGRDTHRPEHRAWLSGLIEAGSLLSSGPYADGSGALLLFQAADEGALEELLAQDPFAREKLIDAVRAVEWLPVMGTFSA, encoded by the coding sequence GTGTCCATCTTCGCCGTGCACTACACCTACTCCGAGGCCACCGTGGCAGGCCGCGATACCCATCGTCCCGAGCATCGGGCCTGGCTGTCGGGTCTGATCGAGGCCGGTTCGCTGTTGTCCAGCGGGCCGTACGCGGATGGCTCCGGCGCCTTGCTGCTGTTCCAGGCCGCGGACGAGGGGGCACTCGAGGAGTTGCTGGCCCAGGATCCGTTCGCCCGCGAGAAGCTCATCGACGCGGTGCGCGCGGTGGAGTGGCTGCCGGTGATGGGCACGTTCTCGGCCTGA
- a CDS encoding CinA family protein, which yields MSDPLTTGAPVVELVHALGAAGQTVATAESLTAGLLAATIAGVPGASAVLRGGLVVYATDLKHSLAGVSDEVLATEGPVAASTAQQLAVGARVRCGADWGVGLTGVAGPDSQDGHAVGTVFLGLAGPGHTEVMRWTLTGDRWAIRIGATHSAVRELRRIVGGDH from the coding sequence ATGAGTGATCCGCTGACCACCGGTGCCCCGGTCGTCGAATTGGTGCACGCGCTGGGTGCGGCGGGGCAGACGGTGGCGACCGCGGAATCGCTGACCGCGGGCCTGCTCGCGGCGACCATCGCCGGGGTGCCGGGCGCCAGTGCGGTGCTGCGTGGCGGCCTTGTGGTGTACGCCACCGATCTCAAGCACAGCCTCGCCGGTGTCAGTGACGAAGTACTGGCGACGGAAGGTCCGGTCGCCGCGAGCACCGCGCAACAGCTGGCCGTGGGCGCGCGCGTGCGCTGCGGTGCGGACTGGGGTGTCGGTCTGACCGGGGTGGCCGGACCCGATTCCCAGGATGGCCACGCGGTCGGGACGGTCTTCCTCGGACTGGCCGGTCCGGGACATACCGAGGTGATGCGGTGGACGCTGACCGGTGACCGATGGGCGATCAGAATCGGTGCTACGCACAGCGCGGTACGGGAGTTGCGTCGTATCGTGGGAGGCGACCACTAG
- a CDS encoding TerC family protein, whose protein sequence is MHVTALEWTLTIVVILGLFVFDFFAHVRTPHDPTFKESGIWSAIYITLALVFGGFVAWKWGSTFAGEYYAGFVTEKALSVDNLFIFVIIMSTFAVPRIYQQKVLLIGIVLALVMRGVFIAVGAAAISAFSWVFYLFGAFLVYTAVKLLRESGHEVEQEEKRDSRIVALAKRVLPTTDEYDGDKLLTRIDGRRVVTPLLLALLAIGFADLLFALDSIPAIYGLTEQPYIVFTANAFALMGLRQLFFLIGGLLDRLVYLSYGLSAILAFIGVKLVLHALHENTLPFINGGEHVKVPEISTPVSLGVILGILIVATVASLIKTRGASRHADSALGD, encoded by the coding sequence ATGCACGTAACCGCACTCGAATGGACGCTCACGATCGTGGTGATCCTGGGCCTGTTCGTCTTCGACTTCTTCGCCCACGTCCGCACGCCACACGATCCGACCTTCAAGGAATCGGGCATCTGGTCGGCGATCTACATCACCCTGGCGCTGGTGTTCGGCGGCTTCGTCGCCTGGAAGTGGGGCTCGACCTTCGCGGGGGAGTACTACGCGGGCTTCGTCACCGAGAAGGCGCTCTCGGTCGACAACCTGTTCATCTTCGTCATCATCATGTCGACCTTCGCGGTACCGCGGATCTACCAGCAAAAGGTGCTGCTGATCGGCATCGTGCTCGCCTTGGTCATGCGCGGGGTGTTCATCGCCGTCGGCGCGGCCGCCATCAGCGCGTTCAGTTGGGTGTTCTATCTGTTCGGCGCGTTCCTGGTCTACACGGCCGTCAAGCTGTTGCGTGAGAGCGGGCACGAGGTCGAGCAGGAGGAGAAGCGCGATAGCCGGATCGTGGCGCTGGCCAAGCGGGTACTCCCGACCACCGACGAGTACGACGGCGACAAACTGCTCACCAGGATCGATGGTCGGCGCGTGGTCACCCCATTGCTGTTGGCGCTGTTGGCGATCGGCTTCGCGGACCTGCTGTTCGCGTTGGATTCCATCCCCGCGATCTACGGTCTCACCGAGCAGCCCTATATCGTCTTCACCGCGAACGCCTTCGCACTCATGGGTTTACGGCAGCTGTTCTTCCTCATCGGCGGTTTGCTCGATCGCCTGGTCTACCTGTCCTACGGCCTGTCGGCGATCCTCGCGTTCATCGGCGTCAAACTGGTGCTGCACGCATTGCACGAGAACACCCTGCCTTTCATCAACGGTGGTGAGCACGTCAAGGTACCGGAGATCTCGACGCCGGTGTCGCTGGGCGTCATTCTCGGCATTCTGATCGTCGCGACGGTGGCCAGCTTGATCAAAACCCGCGGCGCGTCCCGCCACGCGGACAGCGCACTGGGTGACTGA